The Bacillota bacterium LX-D region AGACGGAATCTCAATTAATACCGGCTTGTCCTTTGGCATATATAAGTCTTTGTATTCCTTTTTATAGTCAAATGCTTTTTCACTCATCTTAAAGCCTCCGCTTCCTTTCTCCACTTAAGCCCACCTCACTTATTTCTTTCTGCATCTTTTTTGTAAGAGAATTAAAGACCAGAGAATAGGATATATCAATCCATTTCTTAAGCTCTTCTTCTGGAATTAATCCGTCTACGGTTATAGTATTCCAATGCTTTTTATTCATGAAGTAGCCCGGTGCTACCTGCGGATATTGCTGTCTTAATACATCTGATAATATCGGATCACATTTGAGCGTAATCCTTAAACCCTTGTCAGTAGATATGGCAGCAAACATTTTATTCCCCACTCTGTATCTTGCCGCATCCCATCTAAGATGGTAATCAAGTTCTGCACCTTGCTTCTCTTCACATAGCTTCATTAAGAAATTCAAATCCATAATTCTTTCATTCTCCTTCACTTAGAAGGCTTACCCTCTTGTTGATGGAGTTCAAATGCTCCTCATCACTTAACGAGGGGTCTTTTAAATCGTACCATTTCTTACATGGCAGCTCATTGCATTTTCCGCAGTTTTGAAAAGCCTTCTCTTCACAACATTTATATACAGGGCATGGCTCTCCGCCAATATATTCAGTCCAAAAAGGCTTTCCGCAGACCTCTTCACAACCTGGACATTCCTTTTGGAAAGCATAACATTCGTTACAACATAACCCGCATTTATTAATCATTAAGACAACCCCCTGCACTTTTTAACTCATAATATCACAGTAAACTTGACAACAATGTGTCAAGTTTATCAGAAATGATATATGCCATAGCTGAAGGGGATGCCAAGCTTCCAGGAAAAACCGGGGAGGGCATCGGTGCTGTAATAATTGGTGTGGCTATGTTTTCATGCTCACATTTGCGGCAGGAGTACACGTATCGAACATGTTTGATTACTTTTATTTGGGCAGGAATAATTTTAAGTTCTTGCCTCACTCACGTTTTCGATTGCAAAAGACAAAAAGACAGGGTGCAAAGGGATCAAGAGCAAAACCTTCCTTAACTAAAACGGCTAAGCCATCAATTGATTTGCGTAAATCGGTACTTCCACATGCTAGGTAAACTTGCTCTATGCCAAGGTCGGTTATCATAATTCTTTTAGTGTTCGTACCACTTCTCTAAGTATTGCCGGGGTGAAGCCAGGTTGGATCTCTGTAACCGCATGCCCTACTCTTACAACTAAACCGCAGCCCTGGCCATTAGGCCCTAATTTGTCTATTTCTACAGGCAGCCACTGTGTTGGGACTACTTTGGTAGTATCTACGGATTTAAACTTCCGGAGCCAATACCGTAATTGAGGAAGTTTTATATCGTGCTCTGCACACCATGCTGACGTACTCTGCCCACTAGCTACTGGCACAAGTGGCCTACTTTTTTCCCGGCGCTTGGTACACTATTTTCTTGACGTTCGTACACACTGTGAGAGTCAACAAAAAACTGCAACTTTTTTTATTTTGTTGCAGCTTAAAGTGTAGCCAATATTTACAGTCCTACTATTTGAATGAGTCAAAAAACTTTTTCAAGTCTGCTTTTGTTTCGCAGTTCAAATAATGCCACCTTATACCTTGAATGGCGCCTTCAAGTGCACAAAGTGAGTTAAAACAGGTATCTCCTTCAAGCAAACGCAGCTTTATAAATGCTTCTTTACTGCCGACTTGCCTCAAAGCTTCAACGTCGTTTATTCCTGCCTTGACTAGGCGTTTTTCCATTACCTTACCAATATTCGGCAGGTCGCTCAATAATCTCCCCATAGTCACACCTCATCAAAAGCGTTTAAAGCAATCGGAAGTGCTTTGACAACCTTGTTTCCAACTGCTGGCAGTCCAAGAAGAATTGCACTTTTGATGTCTTCCCTTGTAGCACCTAATTCTTTTGCTCTTTTAACATGGAATGGAATACCGCTTTCTAATCCCACAGCGGCAAGCACTGCGATATATGCTATTTCCCCCATTTTTTCATCAAGGCTGCACACCGCGTCAAGCTTTTGCACTGCCTCCATCCATGCTTTTGAATGCTCTGGCGCTTCTTTCAAAAACACCTGAAATGAATTGCTTACATTTTTGCTATCCATAGTCTTTTTCACTCCCTATAAAAGCTTCATTACTTCGCTTTTTGCTTTTTTATTAAGAATTCAACCTGTCATGGTATTGCTTATATACATCTCAATCTCTTCTCTCCGGCTCTGCTTATTAATTGCGATCAGTACATTCTGAATATCCAAAAGGAGGATTTTTCTCTGTGTCTCTCTGCGTTCCATTATTTTTATGTATATCAGCTTATCTGCAATCTTTGTGCAAAGATGCTTTTCATATGGATTTACCTTGCACTGGCGAACGGTTATTGGTTTCTGATCATCGCAAAATGAAAGGAATAAATCAATAACTTTATCAAATTTGCCATCTTCGTCCCACTTCACATTTTCAGCCAAGTTTTCAGTCGCCGCAAGCTCTCTGGCAAGCTCCTGGTTCGGAACTTCGTCCTTTCTGTCTTGCAGGCAGGCGATTCTGTTCAGTCCCGACATTTTTATTTCACTCCATATAAAATCAAGCTCTTTCCACCGGATGCCTGAGTACCGTTTTCATGCTTTCAGGCTTGCACTTCCTCGAGTCTGAAAAGTAAATCTCGTGATGCTTTCCACCGCTGCCCAGCCTGTGCTTCAATCCCTGCCTCTAATTCGGCACCCCGGCTATCATAGCGATATCAAAGCTCGTTTTAGACCCGTGGCTTTGCGTCCCTGTCTTTCAACAGTTTGACCTTATAATATTATTTAGTTATTATCTATTAACTATTATACTGCTCAAACCTTGTTGAATCTTGTCATATCGCGTTACTATTTCTTTTTTCTTCCTAATTACAACTAATAACAACTTTTCATTAAAATGTTATCTTAAAATATTTTTAATTATTTTTAGACAGGGAAAAGCATTATTTAGTTCTTCTTTGAAATTTTTGATTTTTCTGCCTTAATCGTCTTTAGTTGACAATAATCCAGCAAGCTTCAACTGCCGACTATTATGATAGTATATAGTCCTTGAACATCCTGGTAGTCAAACTACTTATAACAATAATTTACTTATATTACCTGTGTAGTATAGCGATAACTTATGCAAAGCTCTTGTACAAGCAATGTACAAAAGCTTCTTGTCATCCGCATTCATATAATTTTTCTCATCCGTGTCATAAACTAAGACAGCATCAAATTCAAGCCCCTTGGCCATATAGACAGGGACTATAAGCACTCCCGCCATTGTATCAGCCGTATCTTCATTTATTAATTCCACAGCAATCCTGCTATTTATCCTGCTGTATAATTCTTTAGCTTTCTTCATACTTTTACATACAATGGCAATTGAGGA contains the following coding sequences:
- a CDS encoding MmcQ/YjbR family DNA-binding protein, producing the protein MKENERIMDLNFLMKLCEEKQGAELDYHLRWDAARYRVGNKMFAAISTDKGLRITLKCDPILSDVLRQQYPQVAPGYFMNKKHWNTITVDGLIPEEELKKWIDISYSLVFNSLTKKMQKEISEVGLSGERKRRL
- a CDS encoding DUF3795 domain-containing protein, which translates into the protein MINKCGLCCNECYAFQKECPGCEEVCGKPFWTEYIGGEPCPVYKCCEEKAFQNCGKCNELPCKKWYDLKDPSLSDEEHLNSINKRVSLLSEGE
- the tnpB gene encoding IS66 family insertion sequence element accessory protein TnpB produces the protein MITDLGIEQVYLACGSTDLRKSIDGLAVLVKEGFALDPFAPCLFVFCNRKRE
- a CDS encoding helix-turn-helix domain-containing protein, with translation MPVASGQSTSAWCAEHDIKLPQLRYWLRKFKSVDTTKVVPTQWLPVEIDKLGPNGQGCGLVVRVGHAVTEIQPGFTPAILREVVRTLKEL
- a CDS encoding TfoX/Sxy family protein — protein: MGRLLSDLPNIGKVMEKRLVKAGINDVEALRQVGSKEAFIKLRLLEGDTCFNSLCALEGAIQGIRWHYLNCETKADLKKFFDSFK
- a CDS encoding carboxymuconolactone decarboxylase family protein, giving the protein MDSKNVSNSFQVFLKEAPEHSKAWMEAVQKLDAVCSLDEKMGEIAYIAVLAAVGLESGIPFHVKRAKELGATREDIKSAILLGLPAVGNKVVKALPIALNAFDEV